The Pseudarthrobacter sp. NS4 genome includes a window with the following:
- a CDS encoding NAD(P)H-quinone oxidoreductase: protein MKAVYISEPGGPEVLEVREADAPEPGPGEVLIDVVAAGLNRADVQQRRGFYPPPPGASEIPGLEVSGRIAGFGPGVTKAFSLGDKVVALLAGGGYAQQVAVPAEQVLRVPEGVDLVTAASLPEVSATVYSNLIMTAQLQPGETVLIHGATGGIGTMAIQLAKAFGARVATTAGTDEKVSTAKAFLGADIAINYAEEDFPESLRRQNGGKGADVILDVVGAKYLSQNVDALADYGRLVVIGLQGGTKGELDLGQLLKKRAAVVATALRPRPVEEKGAIMNAVRDAVWPLVSDGRIRPLVDKTFPLDQVRAAHRYFDSGDHVGKILLLM from the coding sequence ATGAAAGCCGTCTACATATCGGAACCGGGCGGCCCGGAAGTCCTTGAGGTCCGCGAGGCGGATGCCCCGGAGCCCGGCCCCGGCGAGGTGCTGATCGACGTCGTTGCCGCCGGCCTCAACCGGGCGGATGTGCAGCAGCGACGGGGTTTTTACCCGCCGCCGCCCGGCGCGTCCGAAATCCCGGGCCTGGAAGTATCCGGCCGGATCGCCGGTTTCGGCCCTGGGGTCACCAAGGCGTTCTCGCTGGGTGACAAGGTGGTGGCGTTGCTCGCCGGCGGCGGGTACGCCCAGCAGGTGGCGGTCCCCGCTGAGCAGGTACTGCGGGTGCCCGAAGGCGTTGACCTGGTGACGGCTGCTTCGCTCCCGGAGGTTTCCGCGACGGTCTACTCCAACCTGATCATGACGGCGCAGTTGCAGCCGGGCGAGACGGTCCTCATCCATGGCGCAACAGGCGGCATCGGCACCATGGCCATCCAGCTGGCCAAGGCATTCGGTGCCAGGGTTGCCACTACCGCGGGTACGGACGAAAAAGTCAGCACCGCCAAGGCCTTCCTGGGTGCTGACATTGCCATCAACTACGCCGAGGAGGATTTTCCGGAAAGCCTCCGCCGGCAAAACGGCGGCAAGGGCGCCGACGTGATCCTCGATGTCGTCGGAGCCAAGTATCTGTCGCAGAATGTGGACGCCCTGGCAGACTACGGGCGCCTGGTCGTGATCGGCCTGCAGGGCGGCACGAAGGGCGAACTTGACCTGGGGCAGCTGCTGAAGAAGCGTGCAGCAGTGGTGGCCACGGCGCTCCGGCCCCGTCCGGTGGAAGAAAAGGGGGCGATTATGAATGCTGTCCGTGACGCGGTCTGGCCGCTGGTCAGCGACGGCCGGATCCGCCCGCTGGTGGACAAGACGTTCCCGTTGGACCAGGTACGTGCCGCCCACCGCTATTTCGACAGCGGGGACCATGTAGGCAAGATCCTCCTGCTGATGTAG
- a CDS encoding PadR family transcriptional regulator, with protein sequence MSIRHSLLALLQDQPRYGYQLRVEFENRTGATWPLNIGQVYTTLDRLERDGLVAKEGDDGDGHVVYSITAAGKAEVQGWFAAPVERNNPPRNELAIKLALAVTLPGVDVQAIIQAQRVASIRALQDYTKARRDAAASQRSGDTAWLLVLDSLIFQTEAEVRWLDLCEARMVQQAVSAGAARKSSNGVTEDAVPLNADIRR encoded by the coding sequence ATGTCCATCCGCCACAGCCTCCTCGCCCTGCTGCAGGACCAGCCGCGTTACGGCTACCAGTTGCGGGTCGAGTTCGAGAACCGGACCGGTGCCACTTGGCCCCTCAATATCGGGCAGGTCTACACCACCCTGGACAGGCTGGAGCGGGACGGCCTGGTTGCCAAGGAAGGCGATGACGGCGATGGTCATGTGGTCTACAGCATCACCGCCGCGGGCAAGGCGGAGGTGCAGGGCTGGTTCGCCGCGCCGGTAGAGCGCAACAACCCGCCCCGGAATGAGCTCGCCATCAAGCTGGCGCTCGCCGTCACCCTTCCGGGCGTTGATGTCCAGGCCATCATCCAGGCCCAGCGGGTGGCTTCCATCCGGGCCCTGCAGGATTACACGAAAGCCCGCAGGGACGCCGCCGCCAGCCAGCGCAGTGGCGATACCGCCTGGCTGCTGGTCCTGGACTCCTTGATTTTCCAGACGGAAGCAGAGGTCCGCTGGCTCGACCTGTGCGAGGCCAGGATGGTCCAGCAGGCGGTGTCGGCCGGTGCGGCACGCAAATCGTCCAACGGGGTCACGGAAGACGCCGTCCCGCTCAACGCGGACATCCGCCGGTGA
- a CDS encoding ABC transporter ATP-binding protein, with amino-acid sequence MSVRGPQQVLELAKVSRTFGEGATAVAALRDVDLAISAGEFVAVMGPSGSGKSSLLALAGGLDRPTSGAVFVESTPLAGLGLNELARLRRRAVGYVFQDFNLVPTLTAAENVALPLELDGTASKKARRQATDALRQVGIPELADRFMDQMSGGQQQRVAIARAVVGQRRLILADEPTGALDSTTGQGVMEVLRSRADAGAAVMLVTHEARHAAWADRVVFLRDGRIVDQATAMHDPAMLLSQAGL; translated from the coding sequence GTGAGCGTCCGGGGGCCGCAACAGGTCCTGGAACTTGCCAAGGTCAGCAGGACATTCGGTGAAGGCGCGACGGCGGTCGCGGCGCTTCGGGACGTGGACCTTGCCATCAGTGCGGGCGAGTTTGTCGCGGTGATGGGACCGTCAGGCTCCGGAAAGTCATCACTCCTGGCGCTGGCCGGGGGACTGGACAGGCCGACGTCGGGCGCTGTGTTTGTGGAGTCGACTCCCCTCGCCGGCTTGGGATTGAATGAGCTGGCACGGCTGCGGCGACGTGCCGTGGGCTACGTTTTCCAGGACTTCAACCTGGTTCCCACCCTGACCGCCGCCGAAAACGTCGCGCTGCCCCTCGAACTGGACGGCACAGCATCGAAGAAGGCCCGCCGGCAGGCAACGGACGCCCTCCGGCAGGTGGGAATTCCGGAACTCGCGGACCGCTTCATGGACCAGATGTCCGGTGGCCAGCAGCAGCGGGTGGCCATCGCACGGGCGGTGGTGGGGCAGCGGCGCCTGATCCTGGCTGACGAGCCGACGGGTGCACTGGACTCGACCACCGGCCAGGGAGTCATGGAGGTGCTGCGGTCCCGGGCTGACGCGGGCGCCGCCGTCATGCTGGTCACCCACGAGGCCCGCCACGCTGCCTGGGCAGACCGGGTTGTGTTCCTCCGCGACGGCCGGATCGTGGACCAGGCCACCGCCATGCACGATCCGGCCATGCTGCTCTCGCAGGCCGGCCTCTGA
- a CDS encoding carbon starvation CstA family protein: protein MAGAPDHRNGSSRREGAVATDPGLPPAAVDEEAREAEEKKWTPGKIALWAAIALLGGVAWFMLAIIRGETVNAIWFVFASVCTYLIGYRFYSKVIERYITRPDDRRATPAEYKADGKDYVRTDRNVLFGHHFAAIAGAGPLVGPVLAAQMGYLPGTIWIIIGVVLAGAVQDYLVMFFSMRRGGRSLGQMAREELGIIGGTAALIATLLIMVIIVAILALVVVNALGESPWGVFSVSLTIPIALFMGVYLRYLRPGKVMEVSLIGFVLLMAAIIGGGIVAETPWGADIFSLDKVTIAWGLIIYGFIAAILPVWLLLAPRDYLSTFMKIGVIVMLALAIIVVRPEISVPAFSEFASRDNGPVFPGALFPFLFVTIACGALSGFHALIASGTTPKLVEKERQTRFIGYGGMLMESFVAIMALVAAISIDRGLYFAMNSPVALTGGTVETAAAWVNSLGLTGVNLTPEFLAQTAANVGEESIVSRTGGAPTLAVGLAHIMQQFIGGTAMMAFWYHFAIMFEALFILTAVDAGTRVARFMLQDSIGNFVPKFKEHSWRPGAWLCTAIMVGAWGAVLLMGVTDPLGGINTLFPLFGIANQLLAAIALSVCLAIAAKRRTFKYLWIVALPLAFAAVVTITASYQKIFSQTPAVGYFANNAAFSKALAEGKTEFGTARTVTAMEAVVRNTAIQGWLSVIFVVLSIIVITTALIATARAFRNRTAGVPTKDNEDPALPSRVFAPAGLIPTPAERKLMAEWEKVPAELRFERSGHH from the coding sequence ATGGCCGGAGCGCCTGATCATCGGAATGGTTCATCCCGGAGGGAGGGTGCTGTAGCCACAGATCCGGGCCTTCCCCCTGCTGCCGTGGATGAGGAAGCCCGGGAGGCCGAAGAGAAGAAGTGGACCCCGGGCAAGATCGCACTGTGGGCCGCGATCGCCCTGCTCGGCGGCGTGGCGTGGTTCATGCTCGCCATCATCCGGGGAGAGACCGTCAATGCGATCTGGTTCGTGTTCGCGTCGGTCTGCACCTACCTGATCGGCTACCGTTTCTACTCCAAGGTGATCGAGCGGTACATCACCCGGCCGGATGACCGCCGGGCCACCCCCGCAGAGTACAAGGCGGACGGCAAGGACTATGTCCGGACGGACCGCAACGTCCTGTTCGGCCACCACTTCGCCGCCATCGCCGGCGCCGGCCCCCTGGTGGGCCCCGTGCTCGCGGCCCAGATGGGTTACCTGCCCGGCACCATCTGGATCATCATCGGCGTCGTCCTGGCCGGTGCGGTGCAGGACTACCTGGTGATGTTCTTCTCGATGCGCCGTGGCGGACGTTCCCTGGGCCAGATGGCCCGTGAGGAACTGGGGATCATTGGCGGCACCGCAGCCCTCATCGCCACCCTGCTCATCATGGTGATCATTGTCGCCATCCTCGCCCTCGTCGTCGTCAATGCCCTGGGTGAAAGCCCCTGGGGTGTCTTCTCCGTCAGCCTGACAATCCCCATCGCCCTGTTCATGGGCGTCTACCTCCGCTACCTGCGGCCCGGCAAGGTCATGGAAGTTTCGTTGATCGGCTTCGTCCTGCTGATGGCGGCCATCATCGGCGGCGGCATCGTGGCCGAAACCCCGTGGGGAGCGGACATCTTCAGCCTCGACAAGGTGACCATCGCCTGGGGCCTCATCATCTACGGCTTCATCGCCGCGATCCTGCCCGTGTGGCTGCTCCTGGCACCCCGCGACTACCTGTCCACGTTCATGAAGATCGGCGTGATCGTGATGCTGGCGCTCGCCATCATCGTGGTCCGGCCTGAAATCTCGGTGCCCGCGTTCAGCGAGTTCGCCAGCCGGGACAACGGTCCCGTGTTCCCCGGCGCACTGTTTCCGTTCCTCTTCGTGACCATCGCCTGCGGCGCCCTCTCCGGCTTCCACGCCCTGATCGCCTCAGGCACCACCCCGAAGCTCGTGGAGAAGGAGCGCCAGACGCGCTTCATCGGTTACGGCGGAATGCTGATGGAGTCGTTCGTGGCCATCATGGCCCTCGTTGCCGCCATCTCCATCGACCGGGGCCTCTACTTCGCCATGAACTCCCCGGTGGCACTGACCGGCGGAACGGTCGAAACAGCCGCGGCGTGGGTCAACAGCCTGGGCCTGACCGGCGTCAACCTCACTCCGGAATTCCTGGCCCAAACGGCCGCCAACGTCGGCGAGGAAAGCATCGTCTCGCGCACCGGCGGTGCTCCCACCCTGGCCGTGGGCCTCGCGCACATCATGCAGCAGTTCATCGGCGGCACCGCCATGATGGCCTTCTGGTACCACTTCGCCATCATGTTCGAGGCCCTGTTCATCCTCACGGCAGTCGACGCCGGCACCCGCGTTGCCCGGTTCATGCTGCAGGACTCGATCGGCAACTTCGTCCCCAAGTTCAAGGAGCACTCCTGGCGTCCCGGCGCCTGGCTCTGCACCGCCATCATGGTCGGGGCCTGGGGTGCGGTGCTCCTGATGGGCGTCACCGATCCGCTGGGCGGCATCAACACGCTGTTCCCGCTGTTCGGCATCGCCAACCAGCTGCTCGCCGCAATCGCGCTGTCCGTGTGCCTGGCCATCGCGGCCAAGCGCCGGACCTTCAAGTACCTGTGGATTGTCGCCCTGCCGCTGGCCTTCGCAGCGGTGGTCACCATCACCGCGAGCTACCAGAAGATCTTCTCGCAGACGCCGGCCGTGGGCTACTTCGCCAACAACGCGGCCTTCAGCAAGGCCCTCGCCGAGGGCAAGACCGAGTTCGGCACCGCCAGGACAGTGACCGCCATGGAAGCCGTGGTGCGCAACACCGCCATACAGGGCTGGCTCTCCGTGATCTTCGTGGTCCTGAGCATCATTGTGATTACGACGGCGCTGATCGCCACGGCCAGGGCCTTCCGGAACCGTACGGCGGGCGTTCCTACCAAGGACAACGAGGACCCCGCCCTCCCGTCGCGTGTCTTCGCACCTGCCGGCCTCATTCCCACTCCCGCCGAGCGGAAGCTGATGGCGGAATGGGAGAAGGTCCCGGCTGAGCTCCGGTTCGAGCGTTCAGGACACCACTGA
- a CDS encoding YbdD/YjiX family protein codes for MSTGIAALSRGFKGFARYLGGVMGADAYARYLEHHRAAGHAEPPLSEREFWRERTDRQDANPQGRCC; via the coding sequence ATGAGCACGGGAATTGCAGCGCTCTCCAGGGGGTTCAAGGGCTTCGCACGGTACTTGGGTGGCGTCATGGGAGCCGACGCTTATGCCAGGTATCTGGAACACCACCGGGCAGCCGGTCACGCGGAACCGCCGCTCAGTGAGCGTGAGTTCTGGCGCGAGCGGACGGACCGGCAGGACGCCAATCCGCAGGGCCGGTGCTGTTGA
- a CDS encoding bacterial proteasome activator family protein: MSDPKDTQAPEDLPVEGTPIDDSQPPVPAQAVQPDGSKPKGSNLQDLVDEPAKVMRIGTMIRQLLEEVKSAPLDDAARGRLAEIHERSIKELEDGLAPELVEELGRISLPFSDEATPSDAELRIAQAQLVGWLEGLFHGIQTAIAAQHAAREHAAAQLQLRQLPPGTMIAPGVVIGENGEPQRAPAGHRPGAPARPGQQNDPDHGPGQYL; the protein is encoded by the coding sequence ATGAGCGATCCGAAAGACACTCAGGCACCTGAGGACCTCCCGGTAGAAGGCACCCCCATCGACGACAGCCAACCACCCGTCCCGGCGCAGGCTGTCCAGCCGGACGGCAGCAAGCCCAAGGGCAGCAACCTGCAGGACCTGGTGGATGAACCAGCCAAGGTGATGCGGATCGGAACCATGATCCGGCAACTCCTGGAGGAGGTGAAATCTGCTCCGCTGGATGACGCGGCCCGGGGCAGGTTGGCCGAGATCCATGAACGTTCCATCAAGGAACTGGAAGATGGGCTGGCCCCGGAGCTGGTGGAGGAACTGGGCCGGATCAGCCTTCCCTTCTCCGACGAGGCCACCCCCTCCGACGCCGAACTCCGCATCGCCCAGGCCCAGCTGGTGGGGTGGCTCGAAGGACTGTTCCACGGCATCCAGACAGCCATCGCCGCCCAGCACGCTGCCCGCGAGCACGCAGCCGCCCAGCTTCAGTTGCGCCAGCTTCCGCCAGGCACGATGATTGCCCCTGGCGTGGTGATCGGCGAAAACGGCGAGCCGCAGCGTGCTCCCGCCGGCCATCGGCCCGGGGCTCCGGCCCGTCCGGGGCAGCAGAACGACCCGGACCACGGTCCCGGACAGTATCTGTAG
- a CDS encoding aldo/keto reductase: protein MTLSPTLTFNDGNTIPQLGYGVWQVEDGVAEKVVRQAFEAGFRHIDTAKIYGNEAGVGRAIAGSGLSPEQIFITTKLWNADQGYEPTLTAFEESMDRLGLETLDLYLIHWMQPKQDKYVDTWKALIELQKRGRVKSIGVSNFTAEGLQRLIDETGVVPAIHQIELHPYFSQRELREFGASKGILTQAWSPLGQGGELLGDATVAAIAAKHQATPAQVVIAWHLAIGNVVIPKSVTESRIRENFAALEVSLDAEDVEAINALDRTARGEGRIGPDPAVSDFA, encoded by the coding sequence ATGACTCTTTCACCTACGCTGACTTTCAATGACGGAAACACCATCCCCCAGCTCGGCTATGGCGTGTGGCAGGTTGAGGACGGAGTGGCTGAGAAGGTAGTCCGCCAGGCTTTCGAAGCGGGCTTCCGCCACATCGATACCGCAAAGATCTACGGCAACGAAGCCGGCGTCGGCCGCGCGATTGCCGGTTCCGGCCTTTCGCCTGAGCAGATCTTCATCACCACCAAACTGTGGAACGCGGACCAGGGGTACGAGCCCACATTGACTGCGTTCGAGGAATCGATGGACCGGCTCGGCCTGGAGACCCTGGACCTGTACCTGATCCACTGGATGCAGCCCAAGCAGGACAAGTACGTGGACACCTGGAAGGCGCTGATCGAGCTTCAGAAGCGCGGGCGGGTCAAGTCCATTGGTGTTTCGAACTTCACAGCGGAGGGCCTGCAGCGGCTGATCGATGAAACGGGCGTGGTTCCCGCCATCCACCAGATTGAGCTCCACCCCTATTTCAGCCAGCGTGAGCTGCGCGAATTTGGAGCTTCGAAGGGCATCCTCACCCAGGCCTGGTCACCGCTGGGGCAGGGCGGGGAGCTTCTTGGGGATGCGACGGTGGCGGCCATCGCCGCGAAGCACCAGGCAACTCCGGCCCAGGTGGTTATCGCCTGGCACCTGGCCATCGGCAACGTGGTGATCCCCAAGTCTGTCACCGAGTCACGGATCCGGGAAAACTTCGCCGCGCTTGAGGTATCCCTGGACGCTGAGGACGTCGAAGCCATCAACGCCCTGGACCGCACCGCCCGCGGCGAAGGCCGGATTGGACCGGACCCCGCCGTTTCCGACTTCGCCTAA
- a CDS encoding SLC13 family permease, with product MSEQSRRVIPEQGEFDEEPGEGRPPRKTSRTWLVRGLGVALAIIVYFLLSDSGLSNDARVVAAVGTLMAVWWMTEAIPLSVTSLLPIALMPLLTERTIAETTAPYANPIVFLFLGGFLIAIAMQKWNLHRRIALLTLRRVGTHPRQIILGMMISTAFLSMWVSNTATTLMMLPIALSVLTLVVENSKHGAEAAVSPGGKSMGEELRSGRAVSDLIENREVRLFGVALVLAVAWSATIGGLGTLLGSPPNAIVAGYISDELGRTVGFAQWMMLGVPIVIVFIGLAWLLLTRVIFRFDLADVPGGKQLINDEIAALGPMSQGEKIVRAVFAGAAFFWIVPGLLSNIGDLGDQLPFLDLFDDTVVAIAAGALLFIIPGDKKGNMTLNWKDAEEGLPWGVLLLFGGGLSLAAAVAATGLDAWFGERVSGLGALPIILLLATVVLIVLFLTEITSNTATAATFIPILGGVAVGIGIDPMTLLIPAALAATCAFMLPVGTPPNAIVFATGNVKISEMIRGGLVLNVVGVLLITIFTVLIGPFALGLVL from the coding sequence ATGAGCGAACAGTCCAGGAGAGTAATTCCCGAGCAAGGTGAGTTTGATGAGGAACCCGGCGAAGGCCGGCCTCCCCGCAAGACAAGCCGTACTTGGCTTGTCCGCGGACTCGGAGTGGCACTCGCCATCATCGTCTACTTCCTTCTCAGTGACTCCGGCCTTTCCAACGACGCCCGCGTGGTGGCGGCCGTGGGTACCCTTATGGCGGTCTGGTGGATGACTGAGGCGATACCCCTGTCGGTGACGTCGTTGCTGCCGATCGCCCTCATGCCCCTGCTGACGGAACGTACCATTGCCGAAACCACCGCCCCATACGCGAATCCGATCGTCTTCCTGTTCCTCGGCGGCTTCCTGATCGCGATTGCCATGCAGAAGTGGAATCTGCACCGCAGGATCGCGCTGTTGACCCTGCGAAGGGTGGGCACCCATCCTCGCCAGATCATCCTGGGCATGATGATCTCCACCGCATTCCTTTCAATGTGGGTGTCCAACACGGCCACCACGCTGATGATGCTGCCTATCGCCCTGAGCGTGCTGACCCTCGTTGTGGAGAACAGCAAGCACGGCGCAGAAGCCGCCGTCAGCCCTGGTGGCAAAAGCATGGGTGAGGAACTCCGGTCCGGCAGGGCCGTCAGTGACCTCATCGAGAACCGTGAAGTGCGCCTTTTCGGCGTCGCCCTGGTCCTTGCCGTGGCATGGTCCGCCACGATCGGCGGACTTGGCACCCTGCTCGGCAGTCCTCCCAACGCCATCGTCGCCGGGTACATCAGCGATGAACTCGGAAGGACCGTCGGCTTCGCCCAATGGATGATGCTCGGCGTCCCTATCGTTATCGTTTTCATCGGGCTCGCATGGTTGCTCCTCACGCGGGTGATCTTCCGTTTTGACCTGGCCGATGTGCCCGGCGGCAAGCAGTTGATCAATGACGAAATCGCTGCCCTCGGGCCGATGAGCCAAGGCGAAAAAATTGTGCGCGCCGTCTTCGCGGGCGCCGCGTTCTTCTGGATCGTTCCGGGCCTGCTGTCCAACATCGGTGATCTCGGTGATCAGCTGCCGTTCCTGGACCTCTTTGATGACACCGTGGTTGCCATTGCGGCCGGTGCTCTGCTGTTTATCATCCCCGGCGACAAGAAGGGGAATATGACCCTCAACTGGAAGGACGCCGAGGAAGGCTTGCCCTGGGGTGTCCTCCTGCTGTTCGGCGGCGGCCTCTCGCTGGCTGCAGCGGTGGCGGCTACCGGCCTGGACGCATGGTTCGGTGAGCGGGTCAGCGGCCTCGGAGCGCTGCCGATCATTCTACTGCTGGCCACGGTTGTCCTCATCGTCCTGTTCCTTACCGAGATCACCAGCAACACCGCGACGGCCGCCACCTTCATCCCCATCCTGGGCGGGGTCGCCGTCGGTATCGGCATCGATCCGATGACGCTGCTCATTCCCGCGGCACTGGCAGCCACCTGCGCATTTATGCTCCCAGTGGGAACTCCTCCGAACGCCATCGTCTTCGCCACCGGAAACGTCAAGATCAGCGAGATGATCCGCGGAGGACTCGTGCTCAATGTCGTGGGTGTTCTACTCATCACGATCTTTACGGTACTCATCGGCCCCTTCGCATTGGGCTTGGTGCTCTGA
- a CDS encoding CBS domain-containing protein: MTTAREIMTGSVECIGENETLEAAARKMKDLDVGALPICGEDNRLKGMITDRDIVIKCFAEGGDPRNAKAGDFGQGKPVTIGADDSIEEAIRTMEEHQVRRLPVIDGHDLVGILTQADIARNYPEDRVGELVELISFY, from the coding sequence ATGACCACAGCACGTGAAATTATGACCGGTAGCGTTGAATGCATCGGTGAAAATGAAACTCTTGAAGCAGCGGCGCGGAAGATGAAAGACCTGGATGTGGGCGCACTGCCAATTTGCGGGGAGGACAACCGGCTCAAGGGGATGATCACGGACCGGGACATCGTGATCAAATGCTTCGCTGAAGGCGGTGATCCGCGGAATGCAAAGGCCGGCGATTTTGGCCAGGGCAAGCCGGTGACGATCGGCGCGGACGATTCCATCGAAGAAGCGATCAGGACAATGGAAGAGCATCAGGTGCGCAGGCTGCCGGTCATTGACGGCCACGACCTGGTGGGCATCCTCACCCAGGCGGACATCGCCCGCAACTACCCGGAGGACAGAGTCGGGGAACTTGTGGAACTCATTTCCTTCTACTGA
- a CDS encoding peptidoglycan D,D-transpeptidase FtsI family protein, which translates to MHRAIRPTRVRLGFCFMLALLLVVTGRVVVVQGFDPESFASKAADRRTQVSILASERGAILDMHGAVLAQSIVRYDIVGAPNINTPFDTFRRVNDDGSVTEVTRDEGLRELADLLGQPEATIRELLTGDGLFTYLARSVDPGQERAIMKLAIPGVESRPVKKRSYPQGAVAGSIVGYTNDEGGAAGLELTLNDTLDGEDGERTYQTGADGIIIPTAPLTVSPAKNGQSVKLTIDTDLQYAAQAAIESQAAKLSAEWANIIVIEAKTGKVRAMAETESVDPNDPGATLPANRGARSIQAALEPGSTNKAITAAAAIEEGLVTPASRLVVPPGYTVNGQFFKDSFEHGTETRTFAGIIGSSMNTGTVMVGEQLTRQERYDYLRKFGIGEKTGIPLPGESSGLLAAPDFWDGRQEFAVLFGQGVSQTPLQTTMAFQAIANDGVLLKPQLVESYIDPDGTERPVKAEPGTRAVSESTAQQTRDILESVVTAGGAKDIKVPGYRVGGKTGTAEAAADDAIGLDGYTASFVGMAPMEDPEYVVMVNVHRPQGNIFGISTAPVFNNIMSRILTKFSVPPSTTPPVSLPQKY; encoded by the coding sequence ATGCACCGCGCAATCCGGCCGACGAGGGTGCGGCTGGGATTTTGCTTCATGCTGGCCCTGCTCCTGGTCGTGACGGGGCGGGTGGTGGTGGTCCAGGGCTTTGACCCGGAGAGCTTCGCATCCAAGGCCGCCGACCGACGGACCCAGGTTTCCATACTCGCGTCCGAGCGGGGTGCCATCCTGGACATGCACGGAGCAGTGCTGGCCCAGAGCATCGTCCGCTACGACATCGTTGGCGCACCGAACATCAACACGCCGTTCGACACGTTTAGGCGCGTCAACGACGACGGCTCCGTCACGGAGGTCACCCGGGACGAGGGTTTGCGGGAACTGGCGGACCTCTTGGGCCAGCCGGAGGCCACCATCCGCGAACTGCTGACCGGCGATGGACTTTTCACCTACCTGGCCCGGTCCGTCGACCCGGGCCAGGAGCGGGCCATCATGAAGCTGGCGATCCCGGGGGTCGAATCCCGCCCCGTCAAGAAGCGCTCGTATCCGCAGGGCGCAGTGGCGGGTAGTATCGTCGGCTACACCAACGACGAGGGCGGCGCGGCCGGGCTCGAGCTGACTCTCAACGACACCCTCGATGGCGAGGACGGGGAGAGGACGTACCAGACCGGCGCGGACGGCATCATCATCCCCACCGCCCCGCTGACCGTCAGCCCTGCTAAAAACGGCCAGTCCGTGAAGCTCACCATCGACACTGACCTTCAGTACGCCGCCCAGGCAGCCATCGAGAGCCAAGCGGCGAAGCTCAGTGCGGAATGGGCCAACATCATCGTCATCGAAGCCAAGACCGGCAAGGTGAGGGCCATGGCCGAGACGGAATCCGTGGACCCCAACGACCCAGGAGCGACGTTGCCGGCCAACCGCGGCGCCAGGTCCATCCAGGCCGCCCTGGAACCTGGCTCTACGAACAAGGCAATCACCGCGGCCGCGGCCATCGAAGAAGGGCTCGTCACCCCAGCGTCCAGGCTGGTCGTACCGCCGGGCTACACAGTCAATGGACAGTTCTTCAAGGACTCCTTCGAACATGGAACCGAAACCCGCACCTTTGCCGGCATCATCGGATCATCGATGAACACCGGCACGGTGATGGTCGGTGAGCAGCTGACCAGGCAAGAGCGCTACGACTACCTGCGGAAGTTCGGCATCGGGGAGAAGACCGGCATCCCGCTCCCAGGTGAATCATCCGGGCTGCTGGCCGCGCCGGACTTTTGGGATGGCCGGCAGGAGTTCGCGGTGCTCTTCGGTCAGGGCGTCTCCCAGACGCCCCTGCAGACCACCATGGCCTTCCAGGCGATCGCCAACGACGGGGTGCTCCTGAAGCCTCAGCTGGTTGAGTCCTACATTGATCCCGACGGCACCGAGCGTCCTGTAAAAGCTGAACCTGGCACACGGGCCGTCAGCGAGTCCACCGCCCAACAGACCCGGGACATCCTGGAAAGCGTGGTCACCGCCGGCGGGGCCAAGGACATCAAGGTCCCTGGCTACCGGGTCGGAGGGAAGACCGGGACAGCCGAAGCCGCCGCGGATGACGCGATCGGCCTGGACGGGTACACCGCCTCATTCGTCGGCATGGCACCCATGGAAGACCCCGAATACGTCGTCATGGTCAACGTCCACCGGCCCCAGGGCAACATCTTCGGGATCTCGACCGCCCCGGTCTTCAACAACATCATGAGCAGGATACTCACCAAGTTCAGCGTCCCCCCATCCACCACTCCCCCGGTTAGCCTGCCCCAAAAGTACTAA
- a CDS encoding CsbD family protein — translation MGLGDKIENAAEKAGGKGKEATGDATGDESLRAEGKTDQAKGDLKQAGEKVKDAFKKD, via the coding sequence ATGGGACTAGGCGACAAGATTGAGAACGCTGCTGAAAAGGCCGGCGGCAAAGGTAAGGAAGCTACAGGCGACGCCACAGGCGATGAGAGCCTGCGCGCCGAGGGTAAGACTGACCAGGCCAAAGGTGATTTGAAGCAGGCCGGCGAAAAGGTCAAGGACGCGTTCAAGAAGGACTGA